The following are from one region of the Isoalcanivorax indicus genome:
- the gpmA gene encoding 2,3-diphosphoglycerate-dependent phosphoglycerate mutase, translated as MTTKLVLVRHGQSVWNQENRFTGWKDVDLTEQGRAEAARAGELLKEAGFEFDVAYTSVLKRAIRTLWTILDGMDQMWIPVIRNWRLNERHYGALQGLNKAETAQKYGDEQVLIWRRSYDTPPPKMERDDERYAGRQRVYKDLTEAQIPLSESLKDTVDRFVPYFDAEIAPQIRAGKQVLIVAHGNSLRALVKHLDNVSDEEILKLNIPTGIPLVYELDDDLKPIRSGYLGDAEAAEKAAAAVANQGKGEH; from the coding sequence ATGACGACGAAACTCGTGCTGGTCCGCCATGGCCAGAGCGTCTGGAACCAGGAAAACCGCTTTACCGGCTGGAAAGATGTCGACCTGACCGAGCAGGGTCGCGCCGAGGCGGCTCGCGCTGGCGAGTTGCTGAAAGAAGCCGGGTTCGAATTCGATGTCGCCTACACGTCGGTGCTCAAGCGTGCCATCCGCACCCTGTGGACCATCCTCGACGGTATGGACCAGATGTGGATTCCGGTGATCCGCAACTGGCGCCTCAACGAGCGCCACTATGGCGCCCTGCAGGGCCTGAACAAGGCCGAGACGGCGCAGAAGTATGGCGACGAACAGGTGCTGATCTGGCGCCGCAGCTATGACACGCCACCGCCGAAGATGGAGCGCGATGATGAGCGTTACGCTGGTCGTCAACGCGTCTACAAGGACCTGACCGAAGCGCAGATCCCGTTGAGCGAAAGCCTGAAGGACACGGTGGACCGCTTCGTGCCCTACTTCGATGCGGAAATCGCACCGCAGATCCGCGCGGGCAAGCAGGTGCTGATCGTGGCCCACGGCAACAGCCTGCGGGCGCTGGTGAAGCATCTGGACAATGTGTCCGACGAAGAGATCCTGAAACTCAATATCCCCACCGGCATTCCGCTGGTGTATGAGCTGGATGATGACCTGAAGCCGATTCGCAGCGGTTATCTGGGTGACGCTGAAGCCGCTGAAAAAGCCGCGGCGGCGGTGGCCAACCAGGGCAAGGGCGAGCACTGA
- a CDS encoding SMP-30/gluconolactonase/LRE family protein has protein sequence MRALKILIVLVVAVLMLTALLTRPGAVDAVGWEAPAPPPDDGVLAENTDLRQASLMGLGVLDGPEDIAVDRDGHIYTGTVDGRIVRVNRNDGQITLLANTGGRPLGMEFDEDGSLLVADAHRGLLRVRADGDVEVLTSSVNGEPILFADDVAIGQEGTIYFSDASTRFGLEDYQLDLIEGRPNGRLLAFDPDSGETRVMLEDLYFANGVTLSADGQYLLITETGRYRITRYWLDGPRAGTRDLFAENLPGFPDNISARPDGSGYWVALPSRRNPQLDAISHSPRLRNLTARLPAWLQPAPEHYGMVLLLDKDGAIRMAPRDPGGEILYELTSAVEHDGFLYLGTLGGDRIGRWAIPVD, from the coding sequence GTGCGCGCACTGAAGATACTGATCGTCCTCGTTGTAGCGGTTCTGATGCTGACCGCCTTGCTGACCCGCCCCGGCGCCGTGGATGCGGTGGGCTGGGAGGCGCCCGCGCCGCCGCCCGATGACGGCGTGCTGGCCGAAAACACCGACCTGCGGCAGGCCAGCCTGATGGGGCTGGGCGTGCTGGACGGGCCGGAGGACATTGCCGTCGACCGCGACGGCCACATCTACACCGGCACTGTGGACGGTCGCATTGTCCGCGTGAACCGCAATGACGGGCAGATTACGCTGCTGGCCAACACCGGCGGTCGCCCCCTGGGCATGGAATTCGACGAGGACGGCAGCCTGCTGGTGGCTGACGCCCACCGCGGCCTGTTGCGGGTGCGCGCCGATGGCGACGTGGAGGTGCTGACCAGCAGCGTCAATGGCGAACCGATCCTGTTTGCCGACGACGTGGCCATCGGCCAGGAGGGCACTATCTACTTCAGCGATGCCTCCACGCGGTTTGGCCTGGAAGACTACCAGCTTGATCTGATCGAGGGGCGCCCGAATGGTCGGCTGCTGGCCTTCGACCCGGACAGCGGCGAAACCCGCGTGATGCTGGAAGACCTCTACTTCGCCAACGGTGTGACCCTGTCCGCCGACGGCCAGTACCTGCTGATTACGGAAACCGGCCGCTACCGCATCACCCGCTACTGGCTGGATGGCCCCCGCGCGGGCACCCGCGACCTGTTTGCGGAGAACCTGCCCGGCTTCCCCGACAATATTTCTGCCCGCCCGGATGGCAGTGGCTACTGGGTGGCCCTGCCCAGCCGCCGCAACCCGCAACTGGATGCCATCAGCCACTCGCCACGCCTGCGCAACCTGACCGCTCGCCTGCCCGCCTGGCTGCAACCGGCCCCGGAGCATTACGGCATGGTGCTGTTGCTGGACAAGGACGGCGCCATTCGCATGGCGCCGCGCGACCCCGGCGGGGAAATCCTCTATGAGCTGACCTCAGCGGTCGAACATGACGGCTTCCTGTATCTGGGCACCCTGGGCGGCGACCGGATCGGCCGCTGGGCCATCCCGGTGGATTGA
- the rnd gene encoding ribonuclease D gives MTYHWIDQPARLAEMASTLPADRPLFLDTEFMRERTFWPKLALVQVNAGEQGVWLIDPTTMVDDPGPLTRLLSGRTLVMHACSEDIEALRMHTGEAPAAIRDTQIAAALCGHDLQCSYQRLVRELTGTELPKDATRTDWLRRPLSAQQLAYARDDVVWLPELLALLEARLTELGRLAWWHEECDRQLAQATVVGDPEDAWRQVKGAGNLSGVALARLVALARWRDIQARERDMPRGFLVRDPAMLALALEGPQRREQLAALDLHPSTIRRDGDTLLALLREGETQTPPDALPGPPTPEERQLIKALRSRVAEIAESMQLGTEVLMRRRWLEALARAPEQLPEPLLGWRHDVVTRPLLEMLP, from the coding sequence ATGACCTACCACTGGATAGACCAGCCCGCCCGGCTGGCCGAGATGGCCAGCACATTGCCCGCCGACAGGCCGCTGTTCCTGGATACCGAATTCATGCGCGAGCGCACCTTCTGGCCGAAGCTGGCGCTGGTGCAGGTCAACGCGGGCGAGCAGGGCGTCTGGCTGATTGATCCGACCACCATGGTGGACGATCCGGGGCCGCTGACCCGGCTGTTGTCCGGCCGCACCCTGGTGATGCATGCCTGCTCCGAGGATATCGAAGCGCTGCGCATGCATACCGGTGAAGCCCCGGCGGCGATCCGCGATACCCAGATTGCGGCGGCGCTGTGCGGGCATGATCTGCAATGCAGCTACCAGCGCCTGGTGCGCGAGCTGACCGGCACTGAACTGCCCAAGGACGCCACCCGCACCGACTGGTTGCGCCGCCCGCTGAGCGCGCAGCAATTGGCCTATGCCCGCGATGATGTGGTCTGGCTGCCGGAACTGCTGGCGTTGCTGGAAGCCCGGCTCACTGAACTGGGTCGCCTGGCCTGGTGGCATGAGGAGTGCGACCGGCAACTGGCCCAGGCCACGGTGGTGGGCGACCCCGAGGACGCCTGGCGTCAGGTCAAGGGGGCGGGCAACCTCAGCGGTGTGGCCCTGGCGCGACTGGTGGCGCTGGCCCGCTGGCGCGATATCCAGGCCCGGGAGCGCGATATGCCGCGCGGGTTTCTGGTGCGTGATCCGGCCATGCTGGCGTTGGCTCTGGAAGGCCCCCAACGGCGCGAGCAACTGGCGGCGCTGGACCTGCATCCCTCTACCATTCGCCGTGATGGCGATACCCTGCTGGCGCTGCTGCGCGAGGGCGAGACGCAGACCCCGCCCGACGCGTTGCCGGGCCCGCCCACCCCGGAAGAACGTCAACTGATCAAGGCGCTGCGCAGCCGCGTGGCCGAGATTGCCGAGAGCATGCAACTGGGCACCGAGGTGCTGATGCGACGGCGCTGGCTGGAAGCCCTGGCCCGAGCCCCCGAGCAGTTGCCCGAACCCTTGCTGGGCTGGCGCCATGACGTGGTGACTCGCCCGTTGCTGGAGATGCTGCCGTGA
- a CDS encoding YcgL domain-containing protein produces the protein MTGQHLFCSIYHSSRQEGMYLYVNKARGLDAVPEALRERFGTPRHVVDMLMKPGRPLARVDAEKVREALLSQGWFLQMPPPPDEDLYLAPGRRPSRDA, from the coding sequence GTGACCGGCCAACACCTGTTCTGTTCGATTTACCATAGCAGTCGCCAGGAAGGCATGTACCTGTACGTGAACAAGGCGCGCGGCCTGGATGCCGTGCCGGAAGCGCTGCGTGAGCGCTTCGGCACGCCGCGTCACGTGGTCGACATGCTGATGAAACCTGGCCGCCCGCTGGCCCGTGTGGATGCGGAAAAAGTCCGCGAGGCGCTGTTGTCCCAGGGCTGGTTCCTGCAGATGCCGCCGCCGCCCGATGAGGACCTGTATCTGGCACCCGGGCGCCGCCCGTCCCGGGATGCGTGA
- a CDS encoding YcgN family cysteine cluster protein, with the protein MRERFWERFPLEALTADEWEALCDGCGRCCLVRLEDEDTGEVHATRLACRLLDTDTCRCTDYAQRLARVPGCVQVTPEVAGWDWLPRTCAYRRLARGEALAAWHPLISGDPGSVQRAGVSMRGRVISETGVDEEDYQDHIVQWRD; encoded by the coding sequence ATGCGTGAGCGGTTCTGGGAGCGCTTCCCGCTGGAGGCGCTGACCGCCGACGAGTGGGAAGCCCTGTGCGATGGCTGCGGGCGTTGCTGTCTGGTGCGTCTGGAAGACGAGGATACCGGCGAGGTCCACGCTACCCGTCTGGCCTGTCGCTTGCTGGACACGGACACCTGCCGCTGTACCGACTATGCGCAGCGTCTGGCCAGGGTGCCGGGTTGTGTGCAGGTGACGCCGGAGGTGGCAGGCTGGGACTGGTTGCCGCGCACCTGTGCCTACCGCCGCCTGGCGCGCGGTGAGGCGCTGGCGGCCTGGCACCCGCTGATCAGCGGCGATCCTGGCAGCGTGCAGCGTGCGGGAGTGTCCATGCGCGGGCGGGTCATCAGCGAGACCGGCGTGGACGAAGAGGATTACCAGGACCATATCGTGCAGTGGCGCGATTGA
- a CDS encoding HIT family protein produces MNDANDCIFCAIAAGTLPASVIYEDELALVILDLFPVREGHALVIPRQHAPLVEQLEPQLINHMMDLARRTIAAQKAAGLAVKGHNLVINDGKAANQHVPHVHLHVIPRRGGDTLAMMFGWATRMMNIFGLAARRDRLDRLAGLLRERFEPPSM; encoded by the coding sequence ATGAACGACGCCAACGATTGCATCTTCTGCGCCATCGCCGCCGGGACCCTGCCGGCGAGCGTGATCTACGAGGATGAACTGGCGCTGGTCATCCTCGATCTGTTTCCTGTTCGTGAAGGGCATGCCCTGGTGATTCCGCGCCAGCACGCCCCCCTGGTGGAGCAGCTGGAGCCGCAGCTCATCAACCATATGATGGACCTGGCGCGGCGCACCATCGCCGCGCAGAAAGCCGCCGGTCTGGCGGTGAAGGGGCACAATCTGGTCATCAACGATGGCAAGGCCGCCAATCAGCATGTGCCGCATGTGCACCTGCATGTGATCCCGCGCCGTGGCGGCGACACCCTGGCCATGATGTTCGGCTGGGCGACCCGGATGATGAATATCTTTGGCCTGGCGGCACGCCGTGACCGGCTGGATCGCCTGGCCGGGCTGCTGCGCGAGCGCTTCGAACCGCCGTCTATGTAA
- a CDS encoding TRAP transporter large permease subunit, whose product MTTASSSFKIANRSVGEWISSLPTLIILLITIFVASGEIIHSQLLRVGEATWEEYFLLRGAGVVGEPTCDRNPDIDEQVRRTVIQREADMADDPLADMFGTDIDEDAIRRSIERSVQVCNERWQRFERIEERVTPGVKAFRTVEVGVSRMITTIGESRRTLLTLLVLICAATATMSRHHIAIRPVRTVRDHYVSTIALLSANTLLFVSAVQYRERQLMSIAEGISVSHYGLNLIWITGFGVLAAINIYHLVKPPKDLEQGGNYGKALLTIPLYGFMSLSAGSRFMLDGYYHGMSVYLGMMMEHSTMFLNLALYIWIGMMLKQTRMAQLVFNVLRPWKMSPELLCFVVLLVTAVPTAYTGASGIFVIAAGAVIYSELMRAGARPQMALATTAMSGSMGVVLRPCLLVVIIAALNNQVTTAELFGSGIKIFFLTAFLFFIYSQFARKEPARIAPFREALPESIRRLRPLIPYVVLMAAVIMFFNHVLDRRLDEFSAPIILPVVLLSILIYEYVFSKKSADQLGLELEDTAGGDPRPTGFEPALRRATNETTGHIGALLMLMALSVSVGGIIERTGLMEAMPTDFASVWVAAALLMLVLVGIGMIMDPYGAVILVNATIAQVAFAAGIDPLHFWMMTLVAFELGYLTPPVALNHLLTRQVVGDDEVEKAKLTTGSFWDRYEKFLLPIAVMLTALITVTFLPLWFDGLHEWLFQKVGRG is encoded by the coding sequence ATGACTACAGCGTCGTCTTCATTCAAGATAGCCAATCGCTCTGTCGGCGAGTGGATATCGTCTCTCCCTACCCTCATTATCCTGCTGATCACCATCTTCGTGGCCTCCGGCGAGATCATCCATTCGCAGCTCCTGCGCGTGGGCGAAGCCACCTGGGAAGAGTACTTCCTGCTCCGTGGCGCTGGCGTGGTGGGGGAACCCACCTGTGACCGCAACCCTGATATCGATGAGCAGGTCCGCCGTACGGTCATCCAGCGCGAGGCCGACATGGCCGATGATCCGCTGGCGGACATGTTCGGCACCGATATCGACGAGGACGCCATCCGGCGCTCCATCGAGCGGTCCGTGCAGGTCTGTAACGAGCGATGGCAACGCTTCGAGCGCATAGAAGAACGGGTCACGCCGGGAGTGAAAGCCTTCCGTACCGTGGAGGTCGGCGTATCCCGCATGATCACCACCATCGGTGAGAGTCGGCGCACCCTGCTGACGCTGCTGGTGCTGATCTGTGCCGCCACCGCCACCATGAGTCGCCACCACATCGCCATTCGCCCGGTGCGTACGGTGCGCGACCACTATGTGTCGACCATTGCCCTGCTGTCCGCCAACACCCTGCTGTTCGTCTCCGCCGTGCAGTACCGCGAGCGCCAGTTGATGAGCATCGCGGAGGGCATATCGGTCAGTCACTACGGGCTCAACCTGATCTGGATTACCGGGTTCGGGGTGCTCGCTGCGATCAACATCTATCATCTGGTGAAGCCACCGAAGGATCTTGAGCAGGGCGGCAACTACGGCAAGGCCCTGCTCACCATCCCGCTGTACGGCTTCATGTCGCTGTCTGCCGGTTCGCGCTTCATGCTGGATGGGTACTACCACGGCATGAGTGTTTACCTGGGCATGATGATGGAACACTCCACCATGTTCCTGAACCTGGCCCTGTACATCTGGATCGGGATGATGCTCAAGCAGACCCGCATGGCGCAGCTGGTGTTCAACGTGCTGCGGCCGTGGAAGATGTCGCCGGAGCTGCTGTGCTTCGTGGTGCTGCTGGTCACTGCGGTGCCCACCGCCTACACCGGGGCCTCCGGGATCTTCGTGATCGCGGCCGGTGCCGTGATCTACAGCGAACTGATGCGCGCTGGCGCTCGCCCGCAGATGGCTCTGGCCACCACCGCCATGTCCGGCTCCATGGGTGTGGTATTGCGGCCCTGTCTGCTGGTGGTGATCATCGCCGCGCTGAACAACCAGGTGACCACCGCCGAGCTGTTTGGCTCAGGGATCAAGATCTTCTTCCTGACCGCGTTCCTGTTCTTCATCTATTCGCAGTTCGCCCGCAAGGAGCCGGCCCGCATCGCGCCGTTCCGTGAGGCGCTGCCGGAGAGCATTCGCCGTCTGCGTCCGCTGATCCCCTATGTGGTACTGATGGCCGCCGTCATCATGTTCTTCAACCATGTGCTGGATCGCCGCCTGGACGAGTTCTCCGCGCCGATCATCCTGCCGGTGGTGCTGCTGTCGATCCTGATCTACGAGTATGTGTTCTCGAAGAAGAGCGCCGATCAACTGGGTCTGGAACTCGAAGATACCGCGGGCGGCGATCCGCGCCCGACCGGCTTCGAACCGGCCCTGCGCCGCGCCACCAACGAAACCACCGGCCATATCGGTGCCCTGCTGATGCTGATGGCCCTGTCCGTGAGCGTGGGCGGCATCATCGAGCGCACCGGCCTGATGGAAGCCATGCCGACCGACTTCGCTTCGGTCTGGGTGGCGGCTGCCCTGCTGATGCTGGTGCTGGTAGGCATCGGCATGATCATGGACCCCTACGGCGCGGTGATCCTGGTGAACGCGACCATTGCCCAGGTGGCCTTTGCCGCCGGCATTGACCCGCTGCACTTCTGGATGATGACGCTGGTGGCCTTCGAGCTGGGGTACCTGACACCGCCCGTTGCGCTGAACCACCTGTTGACACGACAGGTGGTGGGCGACGACGAGGTGGAGAAAGCCAAGCTCACCACCGGGTCCTTCTGGGATCGCTACGAGAAGTTCCTGTTGCCCATTGCGGTGATGCTCACGGCGCTGATTACCGTGACCTTCCTGCCGCTCTGGTTCGACGGACTGCACGAGTGGCTGTTCCAGAAGGTCGGCCGAGGCTGA
- a CDS encoding putative solute-binding protein, giving the protein MRISRFLSVAVAALALGFTSQASANTQLRLCVFDIIGSSGDIFNLMRDYRTAALGEGVDFRMRAFTDENIAYEELTGGQCDVAAITGIRGRQLNSYTGSLDSIGAIPNYDALRMVVQVLSSENPRITPNLRHGPYEVIGIAPMGAAYLFVKDQSINNVNALAGKSIAVMEYDVAQGRMASRVGMSPVMSDITNFSGRFNNHSVDICFAPMAAYSALELYRGMGPDGGIVDYTLGQLTMQLIARHDKLPEGFAAWSRKYMFENLYDRAQAVVDNAYNDVSDDRWIRVSEDDTLRYDEMMREARIDLTEQGVYSKEMMSLLRNIRCRLDSSRGECSENLE; this is encoded by the coding sequence ATGCGCATTTCCCGTTTTCTCTCCGTGGCAGTGGCCGCGCTGGCGCTGGGCTTTACGTCCCAGGCCAGTGCCAACACTCAACTTCGCCTGTGTGTGTTCGACATCATCGGCAGCTCCGGTGACATCTTTAACCTGATGCGCGACTACCGTACTGCCGCGCTTGGCGAGGGCGTCGATTTCCGCATGCGCGCCTTTACCGATGAAAACATCGCCTACGAAGAACTGACCGGTGGCCAGTGCGACGTGGCCGCCATCACCGGCATCCGCGGCCGTCAGTTGAACAGCTACACCGGCAGCCTGGACTCCATCGGCGCCATTCCCAACTATGACGCCCTGCGCATGGTGGTTCAGGTGCTCTCCAGCGAGAACCCGCGTATCACGCCAAACCTGCGCCACGGGCCTTACGAGGTGATCGGCATCGCGCCCATGGGGGCCGCCTATCTGTTCGTCAAGGACCAGAGCATCAACAACGTCAACGCACTGGCCGGCAAGTCCATCGCGGTGATGGAGTATGACGTGGCCCAGGGCCGCATGGCCTCGCGCGTCGGCATGTCGCCGGTGATGTCCGATATCACCAACTTCTCCGGCCGCTTCAACAACCACAGTGTGGACATCTGCTTTGCCCCGATGGCGGCCTACAGCGCGCTGGAACTGTATCGTGGCATGGGCCCGGACGGCGGCATCGTCGACTACACCCTGGGCCAGCTGACCATGCAGCTGATTGCACGCCACGACAAGCTGCCGGAAGGCTTTGCCGCCTGGTCGCGCAAGTACATGTTCGAGAACCTCTATGACCGGGCCCAGGCCGTGGTGGACAACGCCTACAACGATGTCAGCGACGATCGCTGGATCCGCGTCAGCGAAGACGACACCCTGCGTTACGACGAGATGATGCGCGAAGCCCGGATCGATCTGACCGAGCAAGGCGTCTACAGCAAGGAAATGATGTCCCTGCTGCGCAATATCCGTTGCCGCCTGGACAGCTCGCGCGGCGAATGCAGCGAGAACCTCGAGTAA
- a CDS encoding ABC1 kinase family protein, giving the protein MSKKTEVELMRERMAARRAGLVLARDTARGGLRLLQTGAVLARTGAGWLLGQRPPLPRLLRETFESLGTTYIKLGQFIASSPSLFPDAYVEEFQQCLDRTPALPFHFIRDTIERELGKPLETLYRRVDPKPLASASIAQVHAATLHSGEDVVIKVQKPGVSTVLLTDFNFLYFAARVVEMLTPGLSRSAVSGVIEELQGSMLEECDFLKEAGHLEQFNAFLELTGNERAVAPKPYRELTTTRVLTMERFYGVPLTDLEVLRQHVDDPAETLVSALNTWFSSLMLCDFFHADVHAGNLMLLKDGRVGFIDFGMVGRIRKNTWEAMSQFLDGISNGDHRTVAEAMITIGMTRETVSVDALTRDLQRFQSRLENVDPASLLEGNRNEREVNRLLMDIVKIGEQHGIRFPREFALLLKQFLYFDRYIQALAPELDMFSDTRVDMFSGLDGFPAPPERLH; this is encoded by the coding sequence ATGAGTAAAAAGACTGAGGTTGAATTGATGCGCGAACGCATGGCCGCCCGCCGGGCCGGCCTCGTGCTGGCCCGGGATACGGCCCGGGGCGGGCTGCGTCTGCTGCAGACCGGCGCCGTACTGGCGCGTACCGGGGCAGGCTGGTTACTGGGTCAGCGGCCACCGCTGCCACGCCTGCTGCGTGAAACCTTCGAGTCACTGGGCACCACCTACATCAAACTGGGCCAATTTATCGCCAGCTCGCCCTCACTGTTCCCCGACGCCTATGTCGAGGAGTTTCAACAATGTCTTGACCGCACACCGGCGCTGCCGTTCCACTTTATTCGCGATACCATCGAACGCGAGCTGGGCAAGCCACTGGAAACCCTGTACCGCCGCGTTGATCCCAAACCCCTGGCCTCGGCCTCCATCGCCCAGGTGCATGCCGCCACCCTGCATTCCGGCGAAGACGTGGTCATCAAGGTCCAGAAGCCCGGCGTCAGCACCGTGCTGCTGACCGACTTCAATTTTCTCTACTTTGCTGCTCGCGTGGTCGAAATGCTGACCCCGGGCCTGTCCCGCTCCGCCGTCTCGGGCGTGATCGAGGAACTGCAGGGCTCCATGCTCGAAGAGTGCGACTTCCTCAAGGAAGCCGGGCACCTGGAACAGTTCAACGCCTTCCTCGAACTGACCGGCAACGAACGCGCCGTGGCGCCGAAACCCTACCGCGAACTCACCACCACCCGTGTACTGACCATGGAGCGTTTTTATGGCGTGCCCCTGACCGACCTTGAGGTGCTGCGCCAGCACGTGGATGACCCTGCCGAAACCCTGGTCAGCGCCCTCAATACCTGGTTCTCCAGCCTGATGCTGTGTGATTTCTTTCATGCCGACGTGCACGCCGGCAACCTCATGCTGCTCAAGGACGGCCGCGTCGGCTTTATCGACTTCGGCATGGTCGGCCGTATCCGCAAGAACACCTGGGAAGCCATGTCGCAATTTCTCGACGGCATCAGCAACGGCGATCACCGCACCGTGGCCGAAGCCATGATCACTATCGGCATGACCCGCGAGACCGTCAGCGTCGACGCCCTGACCCGCGACCTGCAACGCTTCCAGTCACGCCTTGAAAACGTCGATCCCGCCAGTCTGCTGGAAGGCAATCGCAACGAACGCGAAGTCAACCGCCTGCTCATGGATATCGTCAAGATTGGCGAACAACACGGCATCCGCTTTCCGCGCGAATTTGCCTTGTTGCTCAAACAGTTCCTCTACTTCGACCGCTACATCCAGGCCCTGGCCCCGGAACTCGACATGTTCTCCGACACCCGCGTCGACATGTTCAGCGGCCTGGATGGTTTTCCTGCACCACCAGAACGTTTGCACTGA
- a CDS encoding putative solute-binding protein, whose protein sequence is MRTIALLALLTGIALPAWAVEITPAQREELAQLAPGVEITAEMAEQLRAIAFDTSLPIEERVAAMRRASGFPDDALVKRRLCVWDIAGRNGPIYQAARDQRLRVMEFGVDVELVPYTNEGVLVEELRAGRCDAALMTGLRARMFNKFTGTIDSVGGLPTDDHMHMLLQVLASPRMADKMVSNNYVVMGIAPGGGAYVFVNDKSINSLARAAGKRIPVLEYDPTQARMVSQIGATPVAADLVSAPNMFNNGVVDVLPAPLIAYEILELYRGMGDTGGIIDYPLAQITMQLIGRVDKFPNEVAQLVREAFFEGYGEIMEQLNAEAAKVPDRWWIKIPEEDKQEYETMMQDARLQLREEGYYDADMLTLQRRIRCRFDNQRGECTNPVE, encoded by the coding sequence ATGAGAACAATAGCCCTGCTGGCGCTGCTGACCGGCATCGCCCTGCCCGCCTGGGCGGTCGAGATCACGCCGGCACAACGCGAGGAACTGGCGCAACTCGCCCCGGGCGTGGAGATCACCGCCGAGATGGCCGAACAATTGCGCGCCATTGCCTTTGATACCAGCCTGCCCATTGAAGAGCGTGTGGCGGCGATGCGCCGGGCGTCGGGCTTTCCCGACGATGCGCTGGTGAAGCGCCGTTTGTGTGTCTGGGATATCGCCGGGCGCAACGGCCCCATTTATCAGGCGGCGCGGGACCAGCGTCTACGGGTGATGGAGTTCGGTGTGGATGTCGAGCTGGTGCCCTACACCAACGAAGGGGTACTGGTGGAAGAGTTACGCGCCGGACGTTGCGATGCGGCCCTGATGACCGGGCTGCGGGCACGCATGTTCAACAAATTTACCGGCACCATTGATTCGGTGGGCGGCCTGCCGACGGATGATCACATGCACATGCTGTTGCAGGTGCTGGCAAGCCCGCGCATGGCCGACAAGATGGTCAGCAATAATTATGTGGTGATGGGCATTGCGCCGGGCGGCGGCGCCTATGTGTTCGTGAACGACAAGAGCATCAATTCGCTGGCGCGGGCGGCGGGCAAACGGATTCCGGTGCTGGAATATGACCCGACCCAGGCACGGATGGTGTCGCAGATCGGTGCGACGCCGGTGGCAGCGGATCTGGTGAGTGCGCCCAACATGTTCAACAACGGGGTGGTGGATGTGCTGCCGGCGCCGTTGATTGCTTACGAGATTCTGGAATTGTATCGGGGCATGGGTGATACGGGCGGGATCATCGATTACCCGCTGGCGCAGATCACGATGCAGTTGATTGGTCGGGTGGACAAGTTTCCCAATGAGGTGGCGCAGCTGGTGCGTGAGGCGTTCTTCGAGGGCTATGGGGAAATCATGGAACAATTGAATGCCGAAGCGGCGAAGGTGCCGGATCGGTGGTGGATCAAGATTCCCGAGGAAGACAAGCAGGAATACGAAACGATGATGCAGGATGCGCGGTTGCAGTTACGCGAGGAAGGGTATTACGACGCGGACATGTTGACGTTGCAGCGGCGGATTCGGTGCCGGTTTGATAATCAGCGGGGCGAGTGTACCAATCCGGTTGAGTGA